Proteins encoded by one window of Mariniplasma anaerobium:
- a CDS encoding major tail protein: MSNKVTFGLTNVHYALATQAEDGSWTFAPPKRLEGAQEITTEAIGGSTQVYADDKVIATLVSNSGTTVTLKFTEIDDVFKKDIFGVLEDVNGNLVEVVNSETKTFALGYEIQGDIKARRIWYFLCTATPSGDASKSKADSIEANSITLNITARPIESGNNLILRVIAGVGDTNYPSFLTTTPGLPTFI, encoded by the coding sequence ATGAGCAATAAAGTTACATTTGGTTTAACAAACGTTCACTATGCGCTCGCTACACAAGCAGAAGATGGTAGTTGGACATTTGCACCACCTAAACGCTTAGAAGGAGCACAAGAGATTACGACTGAAGCAATCGGTGGTAGCACACAAGTGTATGCTGATGATAAAGTCATCGCGACCTTGGTATCAAATTCAGGTACAACAGTCACACTAAAATTTACAGAAATCGATGATGTATTTAAAAAGGACATCTTTGGTGTATTAGAAGATGTTAATGGAAACCTAGTAGAGGTAGTAAATAGTGAAACAAAGACATTTGCTTTAGGATATGAAATTCAAGGTGATATCAAAGCTAGACGCATTTGGTATTTTTTATGTACAGCGACGCCATCAGGTGATGCAAGTAAATCTAAAGCGGATTCCATTGAGGCAAACTCAATCACACTAAACATTACAGCTAGACCAATTGAATCCGGAAATAATTTGATTCTCAGAGTTATTGCAGGCGTAGGGGATACAAACTATCCATCTTTTCTTACGACTACACCAGGATTACCAACATTCATTTAA
- a CDS encoding phage distal tail protein domain-containing protein, which translates to MIRQFYLENEYGDIYYFNHKNQTIISQVSGLGFSLDMKYLEYSRFYSRSEYNIPLSEISETLIFLRGYQGYKAFVDFISKSNEAYKLHYQNDAFKAYCYVDVASLSKAELVASTIQSNIIFKKLSLWLKEKTYEIIANGSSGGKVYPYTYPYYYSSSYEGKLFIKNEGLNDAPLVIEMMGSVIDPEVLIKKNGEVVSTLRLYLTAEDITITINSIPSKQEMVMDELGVVTDIYGLQDFEEDNFIFLDHGNYEIEFKPGVATESICRVTILEGYLGI; encoded by the coding sequence TTGATCAGACAATTTTATTTAGAAAACGAATACGGTGATATTTACTATTTCAATCATAAAAACCAGACCATTATCTCTCAAGTGAGTGGTCTTGGTTTTTCTTTGGATATGAAGTACTTAGAGTATAGCCGTTTTTATTCTCGCTCAGAGTACAATATCCCTTTATCTGAAATATCAGAAACATTAATATTTTTAAGAGGATATCAAGGATATAAAGCATTTGTTGATTTTATTAGCAAAAGTAACGAAGCATATAAATTACATTACCAAAATGATGCGTTTAAGGCATACTGTTATGTTGATGTAGCAAGTTTATCAAAAGCAGAGCTAGTGGCAAGTACCATTCAAAGTAATATTATATTTAAGAAATTATCGCTATGGTTAAAAGAAAAAACCTATGAAATCATCGCCAACGGTTCATCAGGCGGTAAAGTCTATCCATATACATATCCATACTATTATTCAAGTTCCTATGAAGGAAAACTCTTTATTAAAAATGAAGGCTTAAATGATGCTCCTTTAGTGATTGAGATGATGGGAAGTGTCATTGATCCAGAAGTTTTAATCAAGAAAAATGGAGAGGTGGTATCAACATTACGTTTATATTTAACTGCAGAAGATATAACGATTACCATAAACTCTATTCCTAGTAAACAAGAAATGGTCATGGATGAATTAGGAGTAGTTACTGACATTTATGGACTTCAAGATTTTGAAGAAGATAATTTCATATTCTTAGATCATGGTAATTATGAGATTGAATTCAAACCAGGTGTTGCTACAGAGTCCATCTGCAGAGTAACCATTCTTGAAGGTTATTTAGGCATATAG
- a CDS encoding phage head-tail connector protein, whose translation MAILDIVKKALLIPLSESYADDELSTHISSCKAYLISCGIDPSYINDESNPMVSTVIIIYVKTFFGFKNDGSAKELPKTFDMLVGQIALTKGAQENVS comes from the coding sequence ATGGCGATATTAGACATTGTTAAAAAAGCACTACTCATCCCCCTGTCAGAATCATATGCTGACGATGAGTTATCAACTCACATTAGTAGCTGCAAAGCATATCTGATAAGTTGTGGGATTGATCCTTCTTATATTAATGACGAATCGAATCCAATGGTTAGCACGGTGATTATTATTTATGTGAAGACATTTTTTGGCTTCAAAAATGATGGAAGTGCAAAAGAACTACCAAAGACATTTGATATGTTGGTCGGTCAAATTGCATTAACAAAGGGAGCACAAGAAAATGTATCCTAA
- a CDS encoding HK97 gp10 family phage protein, producing MSLVTLDDLGAAISSMVDDYAQEIIVKLEKRLDETAQEIVKYIKTHAPRSGGSKPFADSFIAEPQGSGINKTIFIFSNKKGKLTHLLEFGFTHRSGKYVGPRPFMRPAYDLLTPKMLEDIKRIIEKGDV from the coding sequence ATGTCATTGGTTACGCTTGATGATTTAGGTGCTGCTATATCTAGTATGGTAGATGACTATGCACAAGAAATTATTGTGAAGCTCGAAAAACGACTGGATGAAACAGCACAGGAAATTGTGAAGTACATTAAAACGCACGCGCCAAGAAGTGGTGGTTCAAAACCATTTGCTGATTCTTTTATTGCTGAACCTCAAGGTAGCGGAATCAATAAGACAATCTTTATCTTTTCTAATAAAAAAGGGAAACTGACACACTTACTTGAATTTGGGTTTACACATCGCAGTGGAAAATATGTAGGACCAAGACCATTTATGCGGCCAGCCTATGATTTGCTAACTCCTAAAATGTTAGAAGATATTAAAAGAATTATTGAAAAAGGTGATGTTTAG
- a CDS encoding HK97 family phage prohead protease, translating into MMIKETRLADVTLHEEDDKMILEGYALVFNNETLIGDEEYGFIEQIDSRALSDTKMKDVPMKYNHMDSFLIIARTKNQSLSLTVDNIGLKVRAELLDTNTNQDIYKMVRSGLLDKMSFAFTVDEQVWNREGRIPKRTITKIERLYDVSVVDTPAYDATSIYARSLESMELELKAMELEEQEKKSIIIKKRIKIKTRI; encoded by the coding sequence ATGATGATCAAGGAAACTAGGCTCGCAGATGTTACCCTTCATGAGGAAGATGACAAAATGATCTTGGAAGGTTATGCACTAGTCTTTAATAACGAAACTCTGATAGGTGATGAAGAATATGGCTTCATAGAACAAATTGATTCTAGAGCACTAAGTGATACTAAAATGAAGGATGTTCCTATGAAATACAATCATATGGACTCCTTTTTAATTATTGCCAGAACCAAGAACCAATCCTTATCGCTAACCGTAGATAATATTGGTTTAAAAGTTCGTGCTGAATTACTCGATACCAATACGAACCAAGACATCTACAAGATGGTCAGAAGTGGATTGCTAGATAAAATGAGTTTTGCTTTTACTGTTGATGAACAAGTATGGAATCGTGAAGGTAGAATACCAAAAAGGACTATTACAAAGATAGAACGCTTGTATGATGTGTCGGTTGTGGATACACCGGCATATGATGCAACTAGTATATATGCTCGTTCTTTAGAATCTATGGAATTAGAACTAAAGGCTATGGAGTTAGAAGAGCAAGAAAAAAAATCAATTATTATTAAAAAACGTATTAAAATTAAAACACGAATTTAA
- a CDS encoding phage portal protein, with product MAIFKRKSKTGSFDALQLISNLNTFYTPFGNNISNSDVVKICIDRVASQCAKLKPRFIKTENDKTVTEKKGRLSFLLKYKPNEIMTPYDFIYKTITLLLLNDNAFIYPKFDKQTGGLKGVYPLRPVTVEMIVDTSDAYFIKFLFDNGESYTLPYDNIIHLRRHYGQNDIFGGTGSSGDHEAILKTISINDSLLQGIDNAIKSSMQIRGIIKMNGMLSEVDKKKQRELFDAALSESMNVKGSSIIPIDLKSEYIPLNVDPKLIEKETLEFLQSKILDYFGVSVPIFTSKYTEEEFNSFYESTIEPLAIQLSEAFSLGLLTDNQIERGEEIIFFSERLQYASWNTKVTAIEKLMSLGIMSLNESRALLGLEPIEGGNKRLQSLNFVDADKANQYQVGTEESKDENNS from the coding sequence ATGGCGATATTTAAACGAAAAAGCAAAACCGGATCATTCGATGCACTCCAGTTAATAAGTAATCTTAATACATTTTATACACCATTTGGAAACAATATATCAAATAGTGATGTGGTTAAGATATGTATTGATCGAGTGGCTAGCCAGTGCGCAAAACTAAAACCAAGATTTATAAAAACTGAAAACGATAAGACAGTAACCGAGAAGAAAGGTCGACTGTCTTTTCTTTTGAAATATAAACCGAATGAAATTATGACTCCTTATGATTTTATCTATAAAACAATTACGTTGTTGCTACTGAATGATAATGCATTTATCTATCCTAAATTTGATAAACAAACTGGAGGGCTTAAAGGTGTCTATCCATTAAGGCCAGTGACAGTTGAGATGATTGTTGACACATCGGATGCTTATTTCATTAAGTTTCTGTTTGATAATGGAGAGTCGTATACTTTGCCATATGATAATATAATCCACTTGCGAAGACATTATGGACAAAATGATATCTTTGGTGGAACAGGATCATCGGGTGATCATGAAGCGATCCTTAAAACAATCTCAATCAACGATAGTTTACTCCAAGGAATAGATAATGCGATTAAGTCATCTATGCAGATCCGTGGAATCATCAAGATGAATGGGATGTTATCAGAAGTAGATAAGAAGAAACAACGAGAATTATTTGATGCTGCATTATCTGAATCAATGAATGTCAAAGGAAGTTCTATTATTCCAATAGATCTTAAATCAGAATATATTCCTTTGAACGTGGATCCAAAGCTTATCGAAAAGGAAACACTTGAATTTTTACAGTCAAAGATCTTAGATTACTTTGGAGTATCTGTTCCAATATTTACAAGCAAATATACAGAAGAAGAATTCAACTCATTTTACGAATCAACCATTGAGCCTCTTGCTATTCAATTAAGCGAGGCTTTTTCTTTAGGATTACTTACAGATAATCAAATAGAACGTGGAGAAGAAATCATCTTCTTTAGTGAAAGACTTCAATATGCATCATGGAATACTAAAGTAACTGCTATTGAAAAATTGATGAGTTTAGGAATCATGTCACTCAATGAATCAAGAGCTTTGCTAGGATTAGAACCTATTGAAGGTGGAAACAAACGACTTCAATCATTAAACTTTGTCGATGCCGATAAAGCAAATCAATATCAAGTAGGAACGGAGGAATCTAAAGATGAAAATAACAGTTAA
- a CDS encoding phage major capsid protein yields the protein MNLELRRKEIESRLTEIRGLVDNETEITKLETLETETTVLQEERGVIDKKMAIATKTEIKPIVIDNRNKIDKEKLEQRGASLRENRVIQVSSEEILLTEHTASGLAPIPFAQVSTLVDRVNVINLNGGETYKKSFVKSNGIAGTTLEGQPYSETEPAFGYLTISKVKITAYTEITEELEKLPSIPYQAEVLRNINISLKKKISEQILRGAGTTNTFTGIFSDAAVALADKAALEIEAITDQTLDDIVFAYGGDEEIEGGAVLILNKNDLRAFAGLKTQEGRKVHTIDYVSKTIDGIPYIINSHCKAVSDSNTAAGEYVIAYGALKNYEVPVFSSVEIGKSTDYKFKDGIISYKASVFTGGNVVGYNGFLRIKKKAVI from the coding sequence ATGAATTTAGAATTAAGAAGAAAAGAAATCGAATCAAGACTGACTGAAATCAGAGGTCTTGTTGATAACGAAACAGAGATTACCAAACTTGAAACACTAGAAACTGAAACAACTGTGCTTCAAGAAGAACGTGGTGTGATTGATAAGAAAATGGCAATCGCAACTAAAACAGAAATAAAACCGATTGTAATCGATAACAGAAATAAAATCGATAAAGAGAAACTAGAACAGCGTGGGGCTAGTTTACGTGAAAATCGTGTTATCCAAGTATCAAGTGAAGAGATTTTATTAACCGAACACACAGCTTCTGGATTAGCACCTATTCCATTTGCTCAAGTATCAACGCTTGTGGATCGCGTCAATGTGATCAATCTAAATGGTGGAGAAACTTACAAAAAATCATTTGTTAAAAGCAATGGCATTGCTGGAACGACACTTGAAGGACAACCTTATAGTGAAACTGAACCTGCATTTGGATATTTAACGATTTCTAAAGTAAAGATTACTGCTTATACAGAAATTACTGAAGAGTTAGAAAAACTGCCTTCTATTCCTTACCAAGCAGAAGTATTACGTAATATCAATATTTCACTCAAAAAGAAAATCAGTGAACAAATCTTACGTGGTGCAGGAACAACCAATACATTCACTGGAATCTTTAGTGATGCAGCCGTTGCACTTGCAGATAAAGCAGCACTTGAAATTGAAGCGATCACTGATCAAACACTTGATGACATCGTCTTTGCCTATGGTGGAGATGAAGAAATCGAAGGTGGTGCAGTTCTTATCTTAAATAAGAATGACTTACGCGCATTTGCAGGACTTAAGACTCAAGAAGGTCGCAAAGTTCATACCATCGATTATGTGAGCAAAACAATCGATGGGATTCCTTATATCATCAACTCACATTGTAAAGCGGTCTCTGACAGCAATACTGCAGCTGGTGAATATGTTATTGCCTATGGTGCACTTAAGAACTATGAAGTGCCTGTGTTCTCATCAGTTGAAATTGGCAAATCAACAGATTACAAATTTAAAGATGGAATCATCAGCTACAAAGCATCAGTATTCACGGGTGGTAACGTAGTGGGCTATAACGGATTCCTACGTATCAAAAAGAAAGCTGTTATCTAA
- a CDS encoding phage tail tape measure protein, which produces MAETVKGLNIKLTLDGKDLENELNGIKKDLKEQNKDLKAINTNLRYDSSNLDLWKSKQGKLNDVLNQTKKKLETQNQELTKAKKAVQIGDMSQEEFNKLKRNVQYTEAELSKLNNELGKTNDKIRELSNAKFDKIGKLGSTLTKSLTVPILGAVSALTAFSVKAAYSADSIGDTAQKIGLTAEAFQEWNHVATIMGTSTESLNKAFIKINGILGDIATGNADKVADSLDLIGLSVDDLKGKNADEAFEIISEALSKVEDEALRVGVANEFFGEKIGTELIPILSSEISTIRDLRQEARDLGIVTNEQAAQAGEFTDALDRTKQALSSLGVDIATTMMPILQALIIKVRDEMIPVVKDWVFRWNNLDSDTKKMVATLIGLVAAIGPVLAIVGKVGPLLNIVAMTLKGVGSAGLFAGAGINFATLGIGALIAILAMALFQSEEFRALLGRLMETFMQLLPPILLIVDSLMTALQPILDVIINLVVMLIDLLVPILDIILMPLIMQIGMFAGILEALAPLITVVGEVLNAILVPAIKILMFVLEPVLNIVQKIVEFIQKIFEWIGELPKKIGDFGGKVKDTFSSVTDGISDIANKVTDGISDFASNAANKVSGFFGGIGGFLSDTFNLKGSSTVNNSNSSSSSSNTNNITINTTSPTFDIDSINKALGGSVI; this is translated from the coding sequence ATGGCAGAAACAGTCAAAGGATTAAACATAAAGTTAACGCTTGATGGTAAAGATCTAGAAAATGAGCTCAATGGCATTAAGAAAGATTTAAAAGAACAAAACAAAGACCTTAAAGCCATTAATACGAATCTTCGTTATGATTCATCTAACCTAGACCTTTGGAAATCAAAACAAGGTAAACTAAATGATGTCTTAAATCAAACAAAGAAAAAACTAGAAACACAGAATCAAGAACTTACTAAAGCAAAAAAGGCTGTACAAATTGGTGATATGAGTCAAGAAGAATTTAATAAGCTAAAGCGCAATGTTCAATATACTGAAGCAGAGTTATCTAAACTAAACAATGAACTTGGTAAAACCAATGATAAAATTAGAGAGTTAAGCAATGCTAAATTTGACAAGATTGGTAAACTTGGATCAACGCTCACAAAATCTTTAACGGTTCCTATTTTAGGAGCCGTTTCTGCTTTAACGGCCTTTTCAGTCAAAGCGGCATATTCTGCTGATTCGATTGGAGATACCGCACAAAAGATAGGTTTAACTGCAGAAGCATTCCAGGAATGGAATCATGTTGCTACGATCATGGGAACATCAACTGAGAGTCTTAATAAGGCATTTATTAAAATCAATGGTATCTTAGGTGATATTGCAACTGGAAACGCTGATAAAGTAGCTGATAGTTTAGACTTGATTGGATTATCAGTCGACGATTTAAAAGGTAAGAATGCTGATGAGGCATTTGAAATTATTAGTGAAGCATTAAGTAAGGTAGAAGATGAAGCCTTAAGAGTTGGTGTTGCCAATGAATTCTTTGGAGAGAAAATTGGAACAGAACTCATACCTATTCTTTCCAGTGAGATTTCTACTATTAGAGACTTAAGACAAGAAGCAAGAGATCTTGGCATAGTGACTAATGAGCAAGCTGCTCAAGCAGGCGAGTTTACTGATGCACTCGATAGAACAAAACAAGCCTTATCTAGCTTAGGTGTAGATATCGCGACAACCATGATGCCAATCCTGCAAGCATTAATCATAAAAGTAAGAGATGAAATGATCCCAGTTGTAAAAGACTGGGTTTTTAGATGGAACAATCTAGATTCAGATACTAAGAAGATGGTCGCAACGCTCATTGGATTAGTTGCTGCTATCGGTCCTGTTTTAGCAATTGTTGGTAAAGTTGGACCACTACTCAATATTGTGGCCATGACGCTTAAAGGTGTCGGTTCTGCGGGGCTTTTTGCTGGTGCAGGTATAAACTTTGCCACGCTTGGTATAGGCGCGCTAATCGCGATTTTAGCGATGGCGTTATTTCAAAGCGAGGAATTTAGAGCACTACTTGGTAGGCTGATGGAAACATTCATGCAGCTCTTACCACCCATACTCTTAATTGTAGATAGTCTGATGACAGCATTACAGCCTATATTAGATGTAATCATCAATTTAGTAGTAATGCTGATTGATTTACTTGTTCCTATCTTAGATATCATACTTATGCCCTTGATTATGCAAATTGGTATGTTTGCTGGCATATTAGAAGCTTTAGCACCACTTATTACAGTTGTTGGTGAAGTGTTAAATGCAATCTTAGTTCCAGCAATTAAAATATTGATGTTTGTACTTGAACCGGTACTCAATATCGTTCAAAAAATTGTAGAATTCATTCAGAAGATATTTGAATGGATTGGTGAACTACCTAAAAAGATAGGTGACTTTGGAGGCAAAGTAAAAGATACTTTTTCAAGTGTAACTGATGGCATATCTGATATTGCTAATAAAGTAACCGATGGTATTAGTGATTTTGCATCAAATGCTGCAAATAAAGTCAGTGGATTCTTTGGAGGTATTGGAGGCTTCTTATCCGATACATTTAACTTGAAAGGATCTAGCACAGTAAATAACTCGAACTCAAGCTCATCATCAAGTAATACAAACAACATCACAATCAATACAACATCACCAACCTTTGATATTGACTCAATTAACAAGGCATTAGGAGGTAGTGTGATTTGA
- a CDS encoding AbiU2 domain-containing protein codes for MKNKSNLNTEVKITNQDIDNFLKNVFTYQISMLAEATIGFLIQNILNRYSSKTENYAVYHSQIYFEHLHITLYKLLLDNSGKSSLNIQKLFRLILDNNYKPELADGVKKTRIEFNKNILGKYNKILEHVRKFRNKLNAHIVTVPITEKPKLKDDSIDLANDLIPLVQDTVKYYIELLEIFGFKHTLNEYLDIDFLVKDRINKLIGSR; via the coding sequence ATGAAGAATAAATCAAATTTGAATACTGAGGTTAAGATTACAAATCAAGATATTGATAATTTTCTAAAAAATGTATTTACATATCAAATTAGTATGTTGGCAGAAGCAACTATCGGGTTTTTGATTCAAAATATTTTGAATAGATATTCATCAAAAACAGAGAATTATGCAGTATACCATTCACAGATTTATTTTGAACATCTGCATATTACCCTCTACAAATTATTGTTAGATAATTCAGGGAAATCCTCATTGAACATTCAAAAATTATTCAGACTAATACTTGATAATAATTATAAGCCAGAGTTAGCTGATGGAGTTAAAAAAACACGTATTGAATTTAATAAAAATATTCTAGGTAAATATAATAAGATTTTGGAACATGTCAGAAAATTTAGAAATAAACTAAACGCACATATTGTAACAGTTCCAATTACAGAAAAACCAAAATTAAAAGATGATTCCATTGATTTGGCTAACGACCTAATACCATTAGTTCAAGATACTGTAAAATATTATATTGAACTTTTAGAGATATTTGGTTTTAAGCATACACTAAACGAGTATCTGGATATAGATTTTTTAGTTAAAGACAGAATAAATAAATTGATAGGGTCAAGATAA
- a CDS encoding terminase large subunit: MNYLVEYYQEIENGDILVGEELKKQLDDLVKDLDNPKYIFDMKPGDLRISFIETFCKHTKSPFNGMPFILELWEKAIIQTAYGFKMADTGLRRFNEVILLIARKNGKTTFVAGLDIAEFFLSRGGVDIICASNTTEQANILFEEINNMREQSPSLSKETRSKKNIFYIYSPKTKNKIKKLSAQSRNKDGYNIEVGCIDEVHEMTDSKVYDAIKQSQSTKKEPLIFIITTEGTTVGGFLDSKLDYSRKMLKGEIQDERVLPWLYTQDSVNEIYEDKKTWQKSNPSIGVVKLNSYLEDVMNKSKHDLSTRVTMLCKDYNIKQADSGSWLNFDDLNNDETYNIDDLRDSYAIGGVDLSSTTDLTAAILVIQKKDSNKKFVLAHFFMPSEVLQKRITEDNVPYDIWVKRGLVTLTEGSQNDFSLVTQWFMKIIQTYGIRPLWVGFDPWNSQYWIKEMEDLGFNMEKVRQGIYSLSEPMKQLEADLKNSLVIYNNNPILKWCLANTQAKVDLNGNIQPSKLNSKYKRIDGTVALIIAYVVLNRYKIDYENML, from the coding sequence ATGAACTATCTAGTTGAATATTATCAAGAAATAGAGAATGGGGATATTCTTGTTGGTGAAGAACTCAAAAAACAGCTTGATGATTTAGTAAAAGATCTTGATAACCCTAAATACATATTTGATATGAAACCAGGAGATTTAAGAATAAGCTTCATTGAGACATTTTGCAAGCATACAAAATCACCATTTAATGGGATGCCATTTATTCTTGAGTTATGGGAAAAAGCAATTATTCAAACTGCATATGGATTCAAAATGGCTGATACTGGACTTAGAAGATTTAATGAAGTTATATTGTTGATCGCTAGAAAGAATGGTAAGACCACCTTTGTTGCCGGATTAGATATTGCTGAGTTCTTTCTTTCAAGAGGTGGAGTAGACATTATCTGTGCTTCTAATACAACAGAACAAGCAAACATTCTTTTTGAAGAAATTAATAATATGCGAGAGCAATCTCCATCATTATCAAAGGAAACAAGAAGCAAGAAAAACATCTTTTACATCTATTCTCCAAAAACGAAAAACAAGATCAAGAAATTATCAGCTCAATCTAGAAATAAAGATGGATATAACATCGAAGTGGGATGTATTGATGAAGTTCATGAAATGACAGATTCAAAAGTCTATGATGCGATCAAACAATCGCAATCTACAAAGAAAGAACCTCTAATATTTATCATAACCACCGAAGGGACAACAGTCGGTGGTTTTTTAGATAGTAAACTTGATTATAGTCGTAAGATGCTTAAAGGTGAGATACAAGATGAAAGAGTTCTTCCCTGGCTTTATACGCAAGACTCAGTAAACGAGATATACGAGGATAAAAAGACATGGCAGAAATCAAATCCTAGTATAGGAGTTGTAAAGTTAAATAGCTACCTAGAAGATGTAATGAATAAATCAAAACATGACTTATCAACTAGAGTAACAATGCTTTGTAAAGACTATAATATTAAACAAGCAGATTCTGGTTCTTGGTTAAATTTTGATGATTTGAACAATGATGAAACCTATAATATCGATGATCTAAGAGATAGCTATGCAATTGGTGGTGTTGATTTATCTTCAACAACAGATCTTACCGCAGCAATTCTTGTAATTCAGAAAAAAGACAGCAATAAGAAGTTCGTGTTAGCACATTTCTTTATGCCAAGTGAAGTTTTGCAAAAAAGAATAACTGAAGATAATGTTCCTTATGATATTTGGGTAAAAAGGGGACTGGTTACTTTAACAGAGGGAAGCCAAAATGATTTTAGTTTAGTTACTCAATGGTTCATGAAGATAATACAGACATATGGTATCAGACCTTTATGGGTTGGATTTGATCCTTGGAATTCACAGTACTGGATAAAAGAAATGGAAGACCTAGGATTCAATATGGAAAAAGTAAGACAAGGAATCTATTCTCTCTCTGAACCAATGAAGCAACTTGAAGCAGATCTCAAAAACAGCCTTGTAATTTATAACAATAATCCCATTTTAAAATGGTGTCTTGCAAACACTCAAGCCAAAGTAGACTTGAATGGTAACATTCAACCATCAAAGCTAAATTCAAAATACAAGCGTATTGATGGAACAGTTGCATTAATAATTGCATATGTTGTTTTAAACAGATATAAAATTGATTATGAGAATATGTTATAA